One window of the Deltaproteobacteria bacterium genome contains the following:
- a CDS encoding IS4 family transposase: protein MLARNLIFNICADAIEFIKRIIISPSFICRHRQHQNDFTRQRKLPFHVLIVFLINFVKGSYQDELDKFFKTVCRFDVARRIVSKAALSKARMKLKFEAFIELNQHLINYFEKHFKPRTWLGFRLLAIDGSTLRLPSSETLAQHFGVWNSRLGVSSPMARVSQLFDVLNKITIEAIIKPKDIGERELAAQHLLNVMPNDLILLDRGYPAWWLFRLILSMNANFCARLSCTKWKVVRKFLRSGRPEKIIDLPIHASSVAQCKQMGLDLTPLKLRLIRIENNGHVVVLITSLIDTQQYPIHVFSNLYNHRWPVEENYKTIKCRIEVENFSGKSPLSVYQDFHATIFAKNLVRMLTIPIQNHLDEDTGKQYRYQINFTQALSKCKGLVALLFYDSIAQIKNLITELQDLLLKTIEPIRLGRKYPRKHKAKRKKFFLQYKPVG, encoded by the coding sequence ATGTTGGCACGAAACCTGATTTTCAATATATGTGCCGATGCAATTGAATTCATTAAACGAATCATCATTTCTCCCTCATTTATCTGCCGCCACCGTCAACATCAAAATGATTTTACACGCCAGAGGAAACTCCCCTTTCACGTACTGATTGTTTTTCTGATCAATTTTGTCAAAGGCTCATATCAGGATGAGCTGGACAAGTTCTTCAAAACCGTTTGCCGCTTTGATGTGGCTAGGCGTATTGTCTCCAAGGCAGCTCTAAGCAAAGCTCGTATGAAATTGAAGTTCGAAGCCTTTATCGAACTGAACCAACATCTTATCAACTATTTTGAAAAACACTTCAAGCCACGTACCTGGCTGGGCTTTCGGTTGTTGGCCATTGATGGCTCCACCTTGCGTTTGCCATCAAGTGAAACGCTCGCTCAGCACTTTGGCGTTTGGAACAGTCGCCTGGGAGTATCATCTCCCATGGCCAGGGTATCTCAACTTTTTGATGTCCTCAATAAGATCACCATCGAGGCCATCATCAAACCAAAAGATATCGGTGAACGCGAGCTTGCTGCCCAACACTTGCTCAATGTGATGCCGAACGATCTGATTCTGCTCGACAGAGGATATCCGGCGTGGTGGCTCTTCAGATTGATACTGTCCATGAATGCCAACTTTTGCGCTCGACTTTCCTGCACCAAATGGAAGGTAGTTCGCAAGTTCTTACGTTCCGGTCGGCCTGAAAAAATCATTGACCTGCCGATTCATGCATCTTCTGTGGCCCAGTGCAAGCAAATGGGACTAGACTTGACACCCCTCAAACTGCGACTGATCCGCATTGAGAACAATGGACATGTTGTCGTTCTGATCACTTCATTGATTGATACCCAACAGTATCCTATCCATGTGTTCAGCAACCTATATAACCATAGATGGCCTGTTGAAGAAAACTACAAAACTATTAAGTGTCGAATAGAGGTGGAAAACTTCTCCGGAAAATCCCCCCTGTCCGTGTATCAGGACTTCCATGCAACAATCTTCGCCAAAAACCTGGTGCGCATGTTAACAATTCCCATTCAAAACCATTTGGATGAGGATACCGGCAAACAGTATCGATATCAAATCAACTTCACCCAGGCCCTCTCAAAGTGTAAAGGACTGGTTGCTTTGCTGTTTTATGACTCCATCGCGCAGATTAAAAACCTGATCACTGAATTACAAGACCTCTTGCTAAAAACTATTGAACCAATCAGACTGGGAAGAAAATATCCGCGTAAGCACAAAGCCAAGCGAAAAAAATTCTTCCTACAGTATAAGCCGGTCGGTTAA